Below is a window of Fulvitalea axinellae DNA.
TGGAGAATTAGGCTTGAAAGAAATCCGAACGTGGATTTTTGGCAAGAAATGGTCACTGGCTTGGTGATCAAAAACGGCGTTGTAAAGGGTGTTAAAACCAGTCTAGGCCTTGAGATTCCGTCAAAAACCGTAGTGCTGACAAACGGAACTTTCCTGAACGGGCGCATACACATCGGCGAAAAGCAGTTCGGTGGCGGGCGTACGGGAGAAGGAGCGTCGAAAGGAATTACGGAACAATTGGTCGAGCTAGGCTTTGAGGCCGGCAGAATGAAAACCGGAACTCCGCCAAGAGTTGACGGCCGATCGTTGAATTACGACTTGATGGGCGAACAGCCCGGCGACGAAAATCCGGAAAAATTCTCGTACAGCGACGAAACGACTACGCTCGAAAAACAGCGCAGTTGCTATATAACATACACGAATCCGGAAGTGCACGAAACGCTAAAGACGGGTTTCGAGAAATCTCCGATGTTCAACGGAAGGATTCAGGGCATCGGCCCGAGGTACTGCCCTTCTATCGAAGACAAGATAAACAGATTTGCCGAGCGTGACCGCCACCAGATCTTTGTCGAGCCCGAAGGTTGGGACACTTGCGAAGTTTACGTAAACGGTTTTTCGTCTTCACTGCCTGAAAACGTACAATACGAAGCTCTACGTAAGATCGAAGGTTTTGAAAACGTGAAAATGTTCAGGCCAGGCTATGCGATCGAATACGATTTCTTCCCCCCTACTCAGCTAAAACTGACTCTGGAAACTCGTCAATTGCGCAATTTGTACTTTGCTGGACAGATAAACGGAACCACCGGATACGAAGAAGCGGGCGGACAAGGTCTGATTGCCGGTGTAAACGCAGCGCTTCGAGTAGACGACAAAGAGGATTTTGTTCTAAAAAGATCGGAAGCGTACATCGGTGTATTAATCGACGACTTGGTAAACAAAGGCACAAACGAGCCCTACCGAATGTTTACTTCGCGTGCCGAATACCGTATTTTGCTCCGTCAAGATAATGCGGATTCGCGTCTAACAAAGCTTGGACATGAAATCGGTTTGGCTACAGACGAACGTTTGGCCAAAAGCCAAGAGAAAGACACCAACGTGAAAAAGCTTTTGGAAGAGCTGAAAACCATAAAAGTTAAGCCCGTACAAATAAATGAAAAGCTGGAAGAACTGGGTACTGCGACTCTTAAAGAAGGGACTAGCCCGTTCAAATTGCTAAAAAGACCGGAAATGAGTCAGGACAAACTGAGATTCCTTTCCGATAAACTCGCCGATCATTTATCCCAATACACGACTCAGGAAGTTGAGCAGGCCGAAATTCTTGTCAAATACGACACGTATATAGATAAGGAACAGAAAACGGCGGAAAAAATGGAGAGCCTTGACAAGGTTCTAATCGGAAATGATTTCGATTTCTCTAAAGTAACGGCTCTTTCTTCTGAAGCACGTGAAAAACTCGGGAAGCAAAAACCGACTAATCTTGGACAAGCGTCAAGGATCAGCGGAGTCTCCCCTGCCGATATTTCCATCCTGATGGTGTATCTCGGAAAGTAAAAAACACAGAACAACGACGAATAAACACTCCAGGGACGCCAAATAGGCGTCCCTTTTGCTGTTAACGTATTTTTACATACTGTGTCCTTCTTCATTATATTATTCAATTCCGATTTTGGTAAATTGCCTTCTTGAATCAGAACAGCATGATGCGCCGTACCAACAAAAAACTAATCGCCCGTATTTGGAAGCGGGCAAAACGCCACGCCCCTCTCCTACTGGCGGGTGGCGTTTGGGCAGGGCTTATATCCAGTAGCGGATGCGCCAGCCAACGCGCCCTTACGGGTGGTCCAAAAGACACGATCCCTCCAATGATCGAGTCTTCAACTCCTCCAAACTTGTCGACCAATTTCAATGGAAAAAAGGTTCGTATACAGTTTGATGAATACGTTCAGCTGAAAAACGCTAAAAAAGACCTTATTATCACTCCCTCTTCAGAGAATGAATACGACATAAAGCTGAAGGGTGGCCGGACGTTCGAAATCACATTCGACCAACCGCTCGACAGTAACACGACTTATACGTTGAACTTTCAGGAAGTGGTACAGGACGTGACGGAAAAAAACGTTTTGGCGGAAAATGTTTTTACATTCAGCACCGGTCCCGAGCTCGATTCCATGTTTCTCCACGGGAAAGTCAAAGATTTACTGACTAATCAGCCAGAGGAAGGAGCCGTCGTAGCGCTTTACAGAAGCGACGATACGCTGAATATTTTCAACTCAAAGCCGCTGTACTTTACCAAAACGGATAAGGAAGGAATATACACCTTGGCGCATATTCGTGAAGGAAAGTACATGTTGTATACGTATCAGGACAAAAACCAAAACCTGATCTTTGATCCGAAAAAGGAAAAAGCCGGCTTTCATGACGGAATTATAGAGCTAAACCACGAATTCGACAGTCTCAAACTGAGCATTGTGGACGTAAACATGGATTCGCTCTACACCACAAAGTCCTTGATTTCGGGAACGTATTTCGTCACCAGCTTTAATAAACCGATCAAATCTTACAGGACAGAATTCGATGTTCAGGAAATTTTCCTGCCCAACAATTTACTGGAAGACAACAAAACGATACGGTTTTACAATACCCGAAACATGACGGAGGAAGACAGCCTAAGGGTAAAAGTTACCGCTATGGACTCCGTACATAATGAGATTACGTACGAGACTTTTGTTAAATTCAGGGAAACCAAACGTAAGAAGGCAAAGCTTGAGCAAAAATCAGGCGAGCAATCCCGCAGATATATCTCGAACGATTTTTCGAATTGGTACTGGTTTTCAAAACCAATCGAAAAGGTAAATTACGACAGCGCGTACTTCTTCTACGATTCTCTGAACGTGTTACCGATCACCGAAGAAGATTTCACGTGGAACGATACCCGCAACATTGTAAGCCTGCGCAAAAATCTGGAACTCGATACGATTATACATCCTGACACTGTAGAGGCTCCTATTTTCAAAACGGTTAAATTGAATTTAAAAGAAGGAACCTTTGTAAGTATAGAACAGGATTCGGCCACGGCAATCGATAAAAGCTACAGCTTTGCGCAGAGCGAAAATGTGGGAAGCATACTCGGGAAAATTATCACAGACGAAAAGTCTTATATCCTTCAACTTTTGGATGACCGCTATAATCTGATTGACGAACGAATTAATCCGAAAGACTACGCATTTTTGAATGTAGATCCCGGAAAATATTATCTACGTATTCTTGTTGACAAGGACGGATCCGGCGAATGGGATCCTGGAAATATTATGGAGGTGATTCCGCCTGAGCCCGTCTACTTCTATCCCGGACTTATCGTGATTAGAGCGAACTGGGAACGCACAGGCATCGATATGCAATTCTGATTTAGAAAAAATCTCCAACCAAAAACGGGAAGTCCAGAAATGGGCTTCCCGTTTTTTATTTTTCAAACTTTAGCGATTTCAAAATCGATTTCCTCCCCTATTTATCAACACCGGTACCTCATTTTTTGCCGAAATCCACTTCTAGCACGAAAGCTGCAAAAGTTATGGGTATAAATACCCTGAATTGTGTTGATTAACTGTGGATAAAATGCGCGATAATCAGGGGTTACCCACAATACTTATCAACAACCGCGGACAAACAATCCCCGATTGTGGACAAAAAAGAACTTTCGCGCTTTCAATCCCCAAGTTATCTACAGAAAGGCTATTCACACTCTATTCGGCTTCATTATCCACATTCTCTTAAACTTATCAACAAAATGGCTTTAAGAGCCTTATAGTCAATAAGAAAAATTGTGGATAATTTTGGGGATAAGATTCGAAAATAGCGCGTAAATTTAAATCTGTGTGGGTAAAAAAATCGGACTTCAGTTTTCCACTTATCCACAGCTTAATAGTAACAACAGATATTTCTTTAAATAAAAAATAAATTATTATTACTGGGATGTTGATAAAAAGCTCGTTTTTGAAAAACAAAAAAATTTTCCCGGTCATTTTCCTTGCGCTTTTTTGCGTGTTAGCCGGTTCGTTCAACGTTCGGGCGCAAGACACGCAGAACATCTACTTGGCGAATGAGTATCTGGCGAAAGGGGAAGTGGACAAAGCGCTGGAGATTTTCCGTCAGCTGGCGAAAAAGAAGGAAAACATGCGGGTTATCCACAACCAGTACCTGAGCCTGTTGATATCCTCCGGAGATTTTAAAACAGCGGACAAGCATTTGCGAAAATTGGTCAAGCTTTATCCTAAAGTTATAGTTTATCAAGCCGACCAAGGAAGCCTGCTCAAAGCCCGGGGAAAGGAAGACGAGGCGAAGGCGAAATTCAGCGCGCTTATAAAAAGAGTTGCGTCGAGCCAGAGAGACTCCCGGAACCTCGCCCGATACTTTTATTAAAAACAATTGTACGACCACACAGAAGAGGCTTACAAGGCTTGTAGGGAGGCGTTGAAAAGGGATGACCTGTTTGCGTACGAACTGGCCAACCTTTACGTGCTTACGAACAGGAAGGAAAAGATGATCGATGAGTATATCGGAATCTTGAAGCGAAATCCTGACAATATCAATTACATCAAGGGAATCTGGCAACGCGTGCTGAAAACGGACGAGGAGTTGGAGGCTTTGGAGACTAAGCTTATCCAGCTGTCCCAGAAAGAGCAAAACGTGTCGGTTTACAACGAGCTGTTGGTTTGGACGTATTTGCAACAGAAGAACTTTTTCGGGGCGTTTGTGCAGGCGCGGTCGTTGGAAAAAAGATTCAACGGCAGGGGCGAGAGAATTTATGAGATCGCGCGGATAGCTTTGGCTAATGACGAACATGAGACGGCTTCGGAAATGTACGCCTATATCGTTAAGAACTTTCCGGACTCGCCCTACTACGCAATGGCCAGAAAAAGCGATATCAGAACCCGGGCCACTTGGGTGACGAACGATTACCCAATAAACAAAGAGGCCATCAGGAAGCTAACGAAGGACTATGCGGGCCTTGTAGCCGAAATGGGGAATACAGTTACGGCAATGGAATCCAGACGCGAGAAGGCGCTCTTGCACGCGTTTTATCTCAAGGAATACGATTCGGCCATCGCTGATCTGGAATACGTGATCAAATACCCGCGGGCTCCGCGCAGTTTGAGGATGGAGTCGAAGCTCAGCCTCGGCGATATGTTTGTGTTGACAGGCGAGCCCTGGGAAGCCTCCCTACTCTACTCGCAAGTGGAAAAGGAAGTGAAGGACTCACCTATTGCTTACAAAGCCAAACTCAAAAACGCCAAGCTTTCTTACTACAAAGGCGAGTTCGAGCTTTCGAAAGGCCACCTCGACATTCTGAAAGAGGCGACTAGCCGAGAGATCTCAAACGACGCAATGGCGCTCAGCCTGCTTATCAAGGATAATACGGGACTTGACTCGACGGAAACGGCGATGAAACGCTACGCGGCCATCGATTTGCTGATGTACCAAAACCGTAGACAAGAAGCTTTGGAAGCCGTGGAGAAAATGCTTTACGAGTTTCCGGGCCATAGTCTGGAAGACGAGCTTCTTTACCTTAAAGCCAAAGTTCTTTTTGAAGTCGGTGAGTTTGACCAAAGCGTAACGGCTTTGCAGAAGATCGTTACCGAATACTCCGGAGATATCCTCACCGACGACGCTTACTTTATGCTCGGAAAGGTGTACGAAACAGGGAAAGAAGACATGGCCAAAGCTATGGATACCTATAAGGAATTAATGGTGAAATACCCCGGAAGCGTTTATACCGCCGAAGCCCGGAAACGCTATAGAAAGCTTAGGGGCGATGCCCTCCGGTAGCTTTCGGATGGTTGTATGAAAAATGCTTTTTTATGAAAAATTCAAGGCGCTTACTTTTTGTGAGCGCCTTTCTTTTTCTCAAAACCAGAGGATATTTTTTATAATCGGTAACCTTATTTTGCGTAATCATGGCCAAACAGGCGTTAAATCTGGTCCTTAAGTTTTTATGAATGCTTTGATAAGGATAAATTGTAAAAAAGGATTTCCCTTTTCCGTAAAATTTGACCCATATCATCGATGTCAGGTATATTCCGCTATAAGATATTTTGGGCTATCTCGCTGTGGTTTTGCGTAATAAGCGAAGGCTTTGCGCAGTATGATTGGCGGGTGTCCCATATTTCCCGCAAGGATGGCCTTGCGCATGCTACGGTGAACAACACGTTTCAGGATAGGCAAGGCTTTTATTGGATTACGACCGGAAGCGGAATGAACCGTTTCGACGGCAAGCGTATGGAAAATATACGCGAAGTAAACGGTCCGGAGGGCAAGCTGTACATCGGTGATTCCTATATATTGGCCGAGGACAAATCCGGGAGGGTGCTTGCCCTGAAATGGGGAAAGGCTTTCGCCTTAGACCGTAATACAGGCAAGGCCGACCCCATAAGAGACATGGAAGGTGCGGAAATAAAAAACGTAAACTCCATTTTGGAACTCCGTAACGGAGAGGTGATCCTGGGAACGGACAAAGGGGCTTACCGAATAAAGGACGCGCTCTACGCCGAACCTTTCGGCGCTTTCGGTAGCGGACGTGTGGCCGTTTTCACGGAAGATGATATGGGTTATATCTGGTTCGACGCCAGTGGTAAGTTTTTGCTTTGCTCTTCGTCCAGCGGTCGGGAAATCGCCAGATTCGGGGAGGAAAGCCTTGGTAGCGTCAATGTGGCGAGCATAACCGGCATTGTCAGGGCCAGCGGCGATACGTATTGGCTGGGCACCATGTATAATGGCGTCTATGAAATGAGACGGAATGGCGGAGAAGCTAAACCTCTGGAAGTGCCGATGGCTTATGCCAAAATCATCAAAAAGATTATCAAGGATAGACTCGGGCGGATTTGGCTTGGTTCCGACGGTGGCGGTGTTTATCTCTATGATACGGGAGAAAAGAAATGGGACCATGTGTCTGAAAGAATAGCCATGGAAAGTAAGGCCGTTTATAGCCTTTACGAAGACCGTGGAGGCAATATATGGGCGGGAATGAACTATGGGGGAGCCTATGTGGTCGAGGCCAACCGAGGACCTTTCGATAAGCCTGAAAAGGGAAATATTCTTTACAAAGACATGAGAATGCTGTCCGTTATGCTGGATCATACGGGAACCCGTTGGTTAGGCACTGACGGTGAAGGCATCCGTTTGGTGGATTCTTTGGGAAACATCAGCGAATACACGCCTTTCGGAGCGGGATCGGCCGGAGCGAAAGGTTTTGTGCAGGGAATCTACGAAGACCACGCCGGCGATGTTTGGATCGGGACGTATACGCAAGGTTTGGGTGTGTATAGGCGTGCCACGGGCGAGTTTGAGCAATTTGAACCGAGTGAGGAAAATGGGCTCCGGGAAAGAAATATAAAGTGCGTAACCGAGAGTGCGGACGGAAAAACATTGTGGGTTGGCGCTTCTTACGGTTTGATAACAATGGACAAGGAAGCGAAGACTTTCCGTTCGTTTACTTATCAAAAAGGAGATTTGAAGTTAACCTCGTGCTTTGTGACGGCTCTTCTTACCGACCGATCAGGTGCCCTTTGGATAGGAACCAGCGGAGACGGACTGATAAGGTTGAGGCTAGAGGGCGATGAGGTGAAAGACGCAAAGCGTTTCCGCAAGGTGGGCACAAAGATTTCCCACATCAGCGAAGACGGCCAAGGCAATTTGTGGGTGACCGGCGGTGGAACCATCTCAAAAATCGGTAAAGCCGACGAGGTGAAAGTGTACACGGCCGAGGACGGTTTGCCGAAAGTTTGGCCAGAAGCGGCTTTCGCCGATGAGAGTGGCCGGATTTGGATTGCCACTACAAATGGCCTGAGTGTTTTTGACCCTAACAAGAAATCATCAAAAGGCTTTACGACTTACCACGGGCTTCAAAGCTCGATTTTCTCTACCGGAGCGGGCTTTCAGGCGAAAGACGGACGCTTACTGTTCGCCGGTATGCGCGGTGTCAACGAATTTTATCCTGATAGAATCAGCCTCGACGGCAAATACCCCAAAGTGCTCGTTGACGACCTGAAGTTCAACGGAATGTCTATCTGGCGAGACGCTTCCTATAGAAAAGACTCTCCGGACGGTGTGTCGTCTTTCGAATTGCCACCGGCCCAGCAGTCTCTGACATTCGACTACGTCCTCCCCCACTTTCCGTTGGGCGATGTGGA
It encodes the following:
- the mnmG gene encoding tRNA uridine-5-carboxymethylaminomethyl(34) synthesis enzyme MnmG, with the translated sequence MFKEYDVIVVGAGHAGCEAAAAAANMGKSVMLVTMNMNTIAQMSCNPAVGGVAKGQIVREIDALGGQMGIVTDKTMIQFRMLNRSKGPAMWSPRAQSDRMRFAEEWRIRLERNPNVDFWQEMVTGLVIKNGVVKGVKTSLGLEIPSKTVVLTNGTFLNGRIHIGEKQFGGGRTGEGASKGITEQLVELGFEAGRMKTGTPPRVDGRSLNYDLMGEQPGDENPEKFSYSDETTTLEKQRSCYITYTNPEVHETLKTGFEKSPMFNGRIQGIGPRYCPSIEDKINRFAERDRHQIFVEPEGWDTCEVYVNGFSSSLPENVQYEALRKIEGFENVKMFRPGYAIEYDFFPPTQLKLTLETRQLRNLYFAGQINGTTGYEEAGGQGLIAGVNAALRVDDKEDFVLKRSEAYIGVLIDDLVNKGTNEPYRMFTSRAEYRILLRQDNADSRLTKLGHEIGLATDERLAKSQEKDTNVKKLLEELKTIKVKPVQINEKLEELGTATLKEGTSPFKLLKRPEMSQDKLRFLSDKLADHLSQYTTQEVEQAEILVKYDTYIDKEQKTAEKMESLDKVLIGNDFDFSKVTALSSEAREKLGKQKPTNLGQASRISGVSPADISILMVYLGK
- a CDS encoding Ig-like domain-containing domain: MNQNSMMRRTNKKLIARIWKRAKRHAPLLLAGGVWAGLISSSGCASQRALTGGPKDTIPPMIESSTPPNLSTNFNGKKVRIQFDEYVQLKNAKKDLIITPSSENEYDIKLKGGRTFEITFDQPLDSNTTYTLNFQEVVQDVTEKNVLAENVFTFSTGPELDSMFLHGKVKDLLTNQPEEGAVVALYRSDDTLNIFNSKPLYFTKTDKEGIYTLAHIREGKYMLYTYQDKNQNLIFDPKKEKAGFHDGIIELNHEFDSLKLSIVDVNMDSLYTTKSLISGTYFVTSFNKPIKSYRTEFDVQEIFLPNNLLEDNKTIRFYNTRNMTEEDSLRVKVTAMDSVHNEITYETFVKFRETKRKKAKLEQKSGEQSRRYISNDFSNWYWFSKPIEKVNYDSAYFFYDSLNVLPITEEDFTWNDTRNIVSLRKNLELDTIIHPDTVEAPIFKTVKLNLKEGTFVSIEQDSATAIDKSYSFAQSENVGSILGKIITDEKSYILQLLDDRYNLIDERINPKDYAFLNVDPGKYYLRILVDKDGSGEWDPGNIMEVIPPEPVYFYPGLIVIRANWERTGIDMQF
- a CDS encoding tetratricopeptide repeat protein; protein product: MKNKKIFPVIFLALFCVLAGSFNVRAQDTQNIYLANEYLAKGEVDKALEIFRQLAKKKENMRVIHNQYLSLLISSGDFKTADKHLRKLVKLYPKVIVYQADQGSLLKARGKEDEAKAKFSALIKRVASSQRDSRNLARYFY
- a CDS encoding tetratricopeptide repeat protein; translation: MYDHTEEAYKACREALKRDDLFAYELANLYVLTNRKEKMIDEYIGILKRNPDNINYIKGIWQRVLKTDEELEALETKLIQLSQKEQNVSVYNELLVWTYLQQKNFFGAFVQARSLEKRFNGRGERIYEIARIALANDEHETASEMYAYIVKNFPDSPYYAMARKSDIRTRATWVTNDYPINKEAIRKLTKDYAGLVAEMGNTVTAMESRREKALLHAFYLKEYDSAIADLEYVIKYPRAPRSLRMESKLSLGDMFVLTGEPWEASLLYSQVEKEVKDSPIAYKAKLKNAKLSYYKGEFELSKGHLDILKEATSREISNDAMALSLLIKDNTGLDSTETAMKRYAAIDLLMYQNRRQEALEAVEKMLYEFPGHSLEDELLYLKAKVLFEVGEFDQSVTALQKIVTEYSGDILTDDAYFMLGKVYETGKEDMAKAMDTYKELMVKYPGSVYTAEARKRYRKLRGDALR
- a CDS encoding hybrid sensor histidine kinase/response regulator transcription factor, with product MSGIFRYKIFWAISLWFCVISEGFAQYDWRVSHISRKDGLAHATVNNTFQDRQGFYWITTGSGMNRFDGKRMENIREVNGPEGKLYIGDSYILAEDKSGRVLALKWGKAFALDRNTGKADPIRDMEGAEIKNVNSILELRNGEVILGTDKGAYRIKDALYAEPFGAFGSGRVAVFTEDDMGYIWFDASGKFLLCSSSSGREIARFGEESLGSVNVASITGIVRASGDTYWLGTMYNGVYEMRRNGGEAKPLEVPMAYAKIIKKIIKDRLGRIWLGSDGGGVYLYDTGEKKWDHVSERIAMESKAVYSLYEDRGGNIWAGMNYGGAYVVEANRGPFDKPEKGNILYKDMRMLSVMLDHTGTRWLGTDGEGIRLVDSLGNISEYTPFGAGSAGAKGFVQGIYEDHAGDVWIGTYTQGLGVYRRATGEFEQFEPSEENGLRERNIKCVTESADGKTLWVGASYGLITMDKEAKTFRSFTYQKGDLKLTSCFVTALLTDRSGALWIGTSGDGLIRLRLEGDEVKDAKRFRKVGTKISHISEDGQGNLWVTGGGTISKIGKADEVKVYTAEDGLPKVWPEAAFADESGRIWIATTNGLSVFDPNKKSSKGFTTYHGLQSSIFSTGAGFQAKDGRLLFAGMRGVNEFYPDRISLDGKYPKVLVDDLKFNGMSIWRDASYRKDSPDGVSSFELPPAQQSLTFDYVLPHFPLGDVEYSYKLSGVDANWVRAGKRQSVTYASLPAGEYVFSVRSSLDESSVSSVRIVKLSPVWLRPWALFGYAVAVLLIIYAYWAYLALKRKVKYEKLQKDRLNELADMKLRFFTNISHELKTPLTLILHPVKRLLEKEKDKDKRDALATISRNADLLLNTVNELLDFNKLESGKYEPQAGSYDLKQTVENVCLLFDDYARQNRFDYRFTCDLKENRLYVFDRDILEKVTVNLISNAFKYTAPQGKVHVHLEFAGGKIYLKVNDNGKGIAKEKLPFIFESFYQANHADRNIGTGIGLALVKRLVESHGGAVRATSEPGNGTELSVELPELELEQASAKVGDGVSAKPVFGENKPEMPEIWPVGEEGKPKLLVVDDNREIRNLVADMMSDRFEVVMAGDGEEGLEKTKAHMPDFIISDVMMPVMDGVEFCSKLREDQEISHIPVILLTAKGTTESEMAGLSAGADDYILKPFDEEILKVKVSTILMNRERLRERYRDFPVSRPRSVTSDANDRFMTDLTDLIDRLMGSGELSVERLAREMAMSHSVLYKKCKALTGKSLAKYIQLTKIHRAAEILRHDDLPIKAVMAEVGFNDPKHFRECFREVTGVLPSEWRKGEKTLTE